Below is a genomic region from Hylemonella gracilis.
CGGCCCGTCCGTCGCATCGAGCACATGCAGTACTTCGATCGGCACGATGGGCCAGCGCGCCACGTCTGCGGCCGATTCGGGCAAGGGGTTGAGCCCTTGGGCGCGCAGTGTGTAGCCGATGTGCAAGCCACAGAGCAGGAACAGCAGCAGGCTGGCGATGCGCAGCGACCACCAGCGGACGGAAGACGCGGCAAGGCGGCCGCGCCAGGAGCGGAACAAAGCGAAGAACATCGGCCGAGATGATAACGAGCACGGCCGCGACCTACCGGATCCGGTGGCTGGCGTAACGACGCACCGCTGGCAGGCGCCCTGGAGATGGCATGCACCAATTGAGGGCAAACCGAAACGCCCGGCCCCGTGCCCCGCCTCCGCGAAAACCCGAGCCACTGAAGCCCCCGGTTTGGGTGCAATTTGTATACATTCATGTTTCCAAAGAGGTTTTCGATCCGGCTTCGAACTGGCATCGTTTTTGCTGATTCACCGTGCTGAATCCTGCCGTCCTTCGACGCGCCGCCTTCACTCCCGCGCGGTCCGCCGCGCCGTCCCTCAATCAGGAGCTCCCTCATCATGCGCAAGCGTTCCTTCCTGCAAGCCTCCGCCGTCCTGGCCGCCACGCTGACCCTTGGCCTGGCCCAGGCCCAGACCCCGGTCAAGTTCCAACTCGACTGGCGTTTCGAAGGCCCTTCGGCCCTGTTCCTGCAGCCCGTGGCCAAGGGCCACTTCAAGGCCGCTGGACTGGACGTCGCGGTGGACGCGGGCAACGGCTCGGGCGGCACGGTCACGCGCGTGGCCTCGGGTGCCTACGACATGGGCTTCGCGGACATGGCTTCGCTGATGGAGTTCCACGCCAACAACCCCGACGCCCCGAACAAGCCCGTGGCCGTGATGATGGTCTACAACAGCACCCCGGCCGCCGTGCTGGCGCTCAAGAAGTCCGGCATCAGCAAGCCGGCCGACCTGTCGGGCAAGAAGCTGGGCGCCCCCGTCTTCGACGCCGGCCGCAAGGCCTTCCCCATCTTCGAAGCCGCCAACAAGATCACCGGCGTGACCTGGACGGCCATGGACCCGCCGCTGCGCGAGACCATGCTGGCCCGCGGCGACGTGGACGCCATCACCGGCTTCTCATTCACCTCGCTGCTGAATCTGGAAGCGCGCGGCGTCAAGACCGAGGACGTGGTCATCCTGCCCTACCCCGAATACGGCGTGAAGCTCTACGCCAACGCCATCATCGTCTCGCCCAAGTTCCTGCAAGAGAAACCCGAGGTGGTCAAGGCCTTCCTCAAGGCCTTCGCCAAGGGCGTGAAGGAAGTCATCGCCGACCCGGCCGCCTCCGTGGCCTACATCAAGGAGCGCGACGGCATCATCGACGTGGCGCTGGAAACCCGCCGCCTGAAGATGGCCATCGACTCGACCATCGCCACGCCCGACACCTACAAGGAAGGTTTCGGCCAGGTTGACGCCAAGCGCCTGGCGCTGATGGCCACGCAGGTGTCAGAAGCCTTCAAGACCAAAACGCCGGTCGATGCCAAGGTGGTCTGGAACGGAGCCTTCCTGCCCGCCAAGGCCGATCTGGACGTCTTGCCCAAGAAGTAAGAGCCCGCCCATCCCTTTTCTCTTCTGATCTTGCGGCCAGCCAGTTCCCGGGACTGCTGGCCGTTTTTTCAAGCAGCGCCCTCCTGACATGCCCAACGAAGCCCCTTCCTCCGACAGGCCGTTCGTCGAATTCAACGACGTCTGGCTGGCCTACAACGACGAACTGCTGGCGCAGAACCAGTTCGCCGTCGAAGCGATCAACCTGAAGGTCCGCCAGGGCGAATTCATCGCCATCGTCGGACCCTCGGGCTGCGGCAAATCCACCTTCATGAAGCTGACCACCGGCCTGAAGATGCCCAGCATGGGCCGCATCCGCGTCGACGGTCAACCCGTGACGGGGCCGCTCAAGATCTCGGGCATGGCCTTCCAGTCGCCGTCGCTGCTGCCCTGGCGCACCACGCTGGACAACGTGCTGCTTCCCCTGGAAATCGTGGAGCCGCATCGCTCCCTGCTCAAGAAGAACCGCAAGCAGTACGAGGAGCGCGCCCGCAATCTGCTGGCCACCGTGGGCCTCTCGGGTTACGAGAAGAAATTTCCGTGGGAGCTATCAGGTGGCATGCAGCAGCGCGCCAGCATCTGCCGCGCCCTGATCCACGAGCCCAAGATGCTGCTGCTGGACGAGCCCTTTGGCGCGCTAGATGCCTTCACCCGCGAGGAGCTCTGGTGCACGCTGCGCGACCTGCACGCAGCCCAGAAGTTCAACGTCATCCTCGTCACGCACGACCTGCGCGAAAGCGTGTTCCTGGCCGACACGGTGTACGTGATGAGCAAGGGCCCGGGCCGCTTCATCGTGCAACGCGACATCGACCTGCCGCGCCCGCGTGATCTGGACGTGACCTACACCCCCGAGTTCACCCACATCGTCCAGGAACTGCGCGGGCACATCGGCGCAATACGCGGAAATACGGGCCAGGCCGGCGCCGTGATCAATCCATAAGCGGGAACCGACCCATGAACCATCACAAAGCCGTCGAACGCTGGGCCCCCTGGCTGCTGCTGACCTTCATCCTCATCCTCTGGCAGATCATCTGCTCGGGCCTCAATGTCTCGGAATTCATCTTCCCCAGTCCCCTGCGCATCTGGGAACAGACGCTCGAACACAAAGCCACCATCGCCGGTCACGCCTGGCGCACTTACTGGGTCACCATGGCGGGCTTCGGCATCGCCATCGGGGTCGGCGTGCTGCTGGGCTTCCTGATCGGCAGTTCGCGCCTGGCCTACGCCGCCGTCTACCCACTGATGACGGCCTTCAACGCCCTGCCCAAGGCAGCCTTCGTGCCGGTGCTGGTGGTGTGGTTCGGCATCGGCATCGGCCCAGCCATCCTCACCGCCTTCCTGATCAGCTTCTTCCCCATCATGGTCAACATCGCCACCGGCCTGGCCACGCTGGAACCCGAACTGGAAGACGTGTTGCGCGTGCTCGGCGCGCGCCGCTGGGACGTGCTGATCAAGGTCGGCCTGCCGCGCTCCCTGCCCTACTTCTTCGGTTCGCTCAAGGTCGCCATCACCCTGGCCTTCGTCGGCACCACGGTGTCGGAAATGACGGCGGCCAACGAAGGCATCGGCTACCTGCTGATCTCGGCCGGTTCGGCCATGAAGATGGGGCTGGCGTTCAGCGGCCTGCTGGTCGTCGGCGCGATGGCCATGGTGATGTACGAGCTGTTCAGCTTCATCGAGAAGCACACCACGGCCTGGGCACACCGCGGTTCGCAGAGTCACTGAAAGAAACGCGTGACGCCTGAACAAGTGATCCGCCACCTGACGCGCGCCAACGCGGTGGCAGGCCGCGCGCGCGACCAACTGGGTCGCCACCCGTTCGGCGCCCTCCTGGTCGCTCCCGACGACGAAACCGTGCTGGCCGAGCAGGGCAATGTGGACACGGTGAACCACGCCGAATCGGTGCTCGCGCGCACGGCGGCGTTGAACTACCCGGGCGAGTACCTGGGCCACTGCACCCTGGTCACGACGGTCGAGCCTTGCGCCATGTGCGCCGGCACACAGTATTGGGCCGGCATCGGTCGCCTGGTCTACGGCCTGAGTGAACGGCGACTGCTCGCCCTCACCGGCAGCCACGACGAAAACCCGACCATGGACCTGCCCTGCCGCACCGTCTTCGCCGCGGGCCAGAAGCGCATCGAGGTCATCGGCCCGGTGGCGGAGATGGAAGAGGACATCGCCGCCCTGCACCGCGACTTCTGGCAAGCCCACGCCAAGAACCCCTGATCCCCCTCACGCAGGCCCGCGCGCGTTCAACAAACACCAACCCAAGCCCGATCAGACCTAGACTCCGCGCCAACTGCACAGGCATGGATTTCGCTTCCCACTTTCATCAGCAACGCAACCTCACGCCCCCAGGAGCCCCATGATGCAACGCCGCCCTTTCCTCCACGCCGTCCTCGGTACCGCCACGGTGGCCTTCGCCCTGCTGGGCACGTCGGCCCAAGCGCAAGACGCGCTCAGCCAGGTCATGCAGGCCAAAAAGATCAAGATCGCCGTGCCCACGGATTACCCGCCCTACGGTTTCGTGGGTCTGGACCTGCAACCCCAGGGCTTGGACATCGAGGTGGGCAAGCTCATCGCCAACAAACTGGGCGTGGCGCTGGAACTGGTGCCGGTGACCAGCGCCAATCGCATTCCCTATCTGCAGACCGGCCAGGTGCAGTTGGTGATCTCCACCCTGGGCAAGAACCCCGAACGCCAGAAGGTGATCGACTTCACGCACGCCTACTCGCCTTTCTTCCAGGCCGTCTACGCACCCAAGAGCCTCGCCATCAAGAGCTTCGCCGACCTGGGCGGCAAGACCATCGCCGTCGCCAAGGGCGCGATGGAAGAACAGGAACTGGTCAAGGCCGGCCCGTCCAGCATGGTCTTCAAGCGCTATGAAGACCAGGCCGCCAGCACCGCCGCCTTCGTCGCCGGTCAGACCCAAGTCATCGCCACCAGCGTCTCCAACGCCGGCCTGATGATGCAGAAGAACCCGCAGCTCGGCGCGGAGTACAAGCTGCTGATCAAGGACAGTCCCAACTTTATTGGCGTCGCCAAGGGCCAGGACGCGCTGCGCGCCAAGGTCAACGACATCCTGCTCGCTGCGCGCAAGGACGGCACCATCGACAAGCTGTCCCAGCAGTGGCTGGGCCGTCCGGCCGGCGACCTGCCCCTGTCCGAATAAGGACGACACGATCCTTGGCCAGATCCACGTCCACCCCACCGCCCCACCCTCATGGCCACCACCCTTGATTTCAGCCTGCTGCTGGCACAATGGCCTTTCCTGCTTCAGGGTGTGGCCTGGACGTTGGGGCTGACGGCGATCGCCATGGCCCTGGGCCTGTTCGTGGGTGTCGCCTGTGCCTGGGCACGCGCCAGCGGGCCGCTGTGGTTGAAGACCCTCACGGGCGCCTACGTGGAACTGGTTCGCAACACGCCCTTCATCGTCCAGCTTTTCTTCATCTTCTTCGGCCTGCCCTCGGTGGGGCTGCGACTGTCCCCTGAAGCGGCCTCCATCCTCGCGATGGTGCTCAACCTGGGCGCCTATTCCGCCGAGATCATCCGCGCCGGCGTGCAGGCCACGCCGCGCGGGCAGATCGAAGCCGCGCTGAGCCTGGCGCTGAACCGCTGGCAGGTCTATACCCGCGTGGTGCTGCCTCCAGCGCTCAAGCGCGTCTGGCCCGCCCTGGTCAGCCAGATCATCATCGTGATGCTCGGCTCGGCCGTCTGCGGGCAGATCTCCACCGAGGAACTGAGCTACGCCGCCAACGTCATCTCGGCGGCGAGCTTTCGCACCTTCGAGTCCTACATCGTGGTCACGGCGGTCTATCTGCTGCTGGCCGTCGCGCTGCGCCGTTTGCTGCACTGGGCCGGGCCGCGTTTCATTTTTGGACGCTGAAGGAGCTCCCAGCCCATGCCCGAATTCAGCCTCTGGGACATCGTGCGCAACCTGCTGCTGGCCGCGCGCTGGACGGTGGTGCTGTCGCTGATCGCCTTCATCGGCGGCGGTCTTGTGGGCGGCTTGCTGCTGGTGTTGCGGCTGGCGCACCTGCGGGGCATGGACCGGGCCGTGGCCACCTATGTGCAGCTCTTCCAGGGCACGCCGCTGTTGATGCAGCTCTTCCTGACCTACTTCGGCCTCGCCCTGCTGGGCCTGCAGACCTCGCCCTGGACGGCGGCGGGTCTGGCGCTCACGCTCTACACCAGCGCCTTCCTGACTGAGATCTGGCGCGGCTGCGTGGCCGCCATTCCCCGTGGCCAATGGGAAGCCGCGCAAAGCCTGGCCCTGAGTTTCGGCGAGCAACTGCGCCACGTCATCCTGCCCCAGGCCCTGCGCATCGCGATCCCACCCACCGTGGGTTTCCTGGTGCAGGTGGTCAAGGGCACGGCGCTCGCCTCGGTGATCGGTTTCGTGGAGCTCACGCGCGCGGGCAACATGATCTCGAACGTGACCTACCAGCCCTTCACCGTCTTCGCCTGCGTGGCCCTGCTCTACTTCGCCCTCTGCTGGCCCATCAGCCTCTACGCCCAGGCCCTTGAAAGAAAGCTCCATGCAAGCCGCCGTTGAAGTCCTTCATGCCGATCCCATCGTGCGCATCACCGCTTTGCGCAAAAGCTACGGCAGGAACGAAGTCCTCAAAGGCATCGACCTCGACGTGGGTCGCGGCGAAGTCATCGCCATCATTGGCAAGAGCGGCTCGGGCAAGAGCACGCTGCTGCGCTGCATCAACGGGCTGGAGGAATTCCAGGAGGGCTCGCTGATCGTCGACGGCAAGCAGTTGCTGCACGACAGTGCCATGGCCATGCGCGCCTTGCGCCAGCGCGTGGGAATGATCTTCCAAAGCTTCAACCTCTTCCCGCACCTCACGGCGGGCCGCAACATCATGCTCGCGCCCACGCTGGTGAAAGAGCGCAGCAAGGCCGAAGCCACTGAACAGGCGCGCGCCCTGCTTGAGCGCGTGGGCCTGGCCGAGAAGTTCGACGCCATGCCCGAACAGCTCTCGGGTGGCCAGCAACAGCGCGTAGCCATCGCCCGCGCCCTGGCCATGGAACCGGCCGTGCTGCTCTGCGACGAAATCACCTCCGCGCTGGACCCCGAACTCGTGGGCGAAGTGCTGCGCGTGGTGGAGTCGCTGGCCCAGGAAGGCATGACGCTGCTGATGGTCACGCACGAAATGAACTTCGCACGCAAGGTCAGCGACCGCGTGATCTTCATGCACCAAGGCCGCGTGCACGAGTCCGGCCCGCCGGCGCAGATCTTCGGCCAACCGCAGACGCCCGAGCTGCAGCAGTTCCTGTCCTCGCTGCACGGATAGTCGGGCCGCGGGATTGGGACCGCGGAATCCGTATGCCTCGGGAATTAACCGCCCGAGGCGGTGCACGCCCCCACCTACCATGGACAGCGGCAAGCAAGACTTTCCGCCCCGAACACAACATCTTTCGCGTTGGCACCCACAGTCTGCCCTTAGGAATGCAAGCGGCGCCAGTTCATTTCGACGTTCAACTGCCGCTCACTCTAACTCGCGGGCAAACTCTTCCAAGTTCGCACGAACACTGATCACAGGCAAAGTACCTTCTGAACGTGTCAGCTCATTCTTCAAACAGTCAGACCATCCTTGTGCTGAAGAGAACTTGCAATCCAAGCTCTCTGTTTTGCTTTGTGCCGCGTCCAGCGTCCCAGAACTCGCGCTTGAATTGACCAAGGCGTAGACAGCATTGACGTCAATATTCAGTGAATTCTTCAACGCCTCTTCATTCCTACCGCCTTGCGTGATCGCTTTGATTTGCTCAAGCGTCTGATTGATGTTCGCTTGCAACGACGCGCTGAACTCAGAAGCGCGGCCTTCCGCATACAAAACATACCGTGCGCGCACTTGATAATAGGTGAGGTATCTGCGGGCAGGTTTGCCAAAGATGCCCAAGTCTGAATCCGGGGGACGCCTGAAGAAATCCTCACCCAATTTCAAGGTCGTGATACGCGGGTAACCCAGGATCAGGTAGCCATTGACGTGATGGCTTGAAGTCGCTGAAGCAGATGCCAGCCCAGCGCCCTCGGCGCTGGTAGATCCCTTGGCGCTCCCTACCCAACGCGTCACGATGACGCCGGCCTTTTTGGTGACATCCCTGATGATATTCAGGCTGCTGGCGAGGGGGTGGTCTTTCAGTTCTTTATTGACGCCATCAATTACGGACGTCAAGTCCTCGGAAAATTTCTCTCCCGGATACAACTGATGCAACGCCTTCAGGACGCGTTCTTGTTGCTCCGCTTTTTCCTGGCTCTTATCTTTTGAGGCCTCGATCTCAACCAATTTGGCCCGCGCCAGTTGTAGCACCGCCAGCTTGATTTTCAGCTGAGCCACTTCATCGACCTGGACTTGAGAGGCCACCAGAGCGTCTCGCAGTTTCGTCAAGTCATCCAGAGAAACATCCGCAAGCTCAGTGCAGACTTTTTTCTTGTCTTTCACTTCAACTTTGCAAAAAACCCGCTCCTCAATGCTCGACGGACCGGGAATCAGCCGAGGAGACGTGATATCAGGAAAGTCTTGCCTGAAGGGCCAAAGCCGCCGCAATTGTTCCGACAGTGACCACTTGTCAAGGTCATAGCTGACCATGCCAACCACATCCTCAGCACCCGTTCCGCTGATGTTGATCGCCCGCATCAAGCGAGTGCCATACGCCCCATATTCCGAATTGCTGACCGTTCCCAACTCGGTCAATCCCACTTGCAAGGGCATGGGAGCACACCCGGCCACAAAACTTGCCATGGCGGCGATCAAAAGCCGTGTTGCTGATCTTGGAAAAGGGATGAATGCCATGATGACCCCCCTATGCTTTTGAGAAAGGAGTCCAATCTAGTCGCGAACAATTGCTGCCCCCATCACATGAACAGGGGATGGACAACAAAGCCCCCTCCGACAGTACCCTGGCCTTACCAAGACGCCACTTGCGATCTCAGCGACTTTCCGCCAACCTCAGGAAACGTGCGACAATACGCCTCGTCGCGCTCTTCAGTTGGCCGCGACACCAGCAATCCGCTG
It encodes:
- a CDS encoding ABC transporter ATP-binding protein → MPNEAPSSDRPFVEFNDVWLAYNDELLAQNQFAVEAINLKVRQGEFIAIVGPSGCGKSTFMKLTTGLKMPSMGRIRVDGQPVTGPLKISGMAFQSPSLLPWRTTLDNVLLPLEIVEPHRSLLKKNRKQYEERARNLLATVGLSGYEKKFPWELSGGMQQRASICRALIHEPKMLLLDEPFGALDAFTREELWCTLRDLHAAQKFNVILVTHDLRESVFLADTVYVMSKGPGRFIVQRDIDLPRPRDLDVTYTPEFTHIVQELRGHIGAIRGNTGQAGAVINP
- a CDS encoding transporter substrate-binding domain-containing protein, producing MQRRPFLHAVLGTATVAFALLGTSAQAQDALSQVMQAKKIKIAVPTDYPPYGFVGLDLQPQGLDIEVGKLIANKLGVALELVPVTSANRIPYLQTGQVQLVISTLGKNPERQKVIDFTHAYSPFFQAVYAPKSLAIKSFADLGGKTIAVAKGAMEEQELVKAGPSSMVFKRYEDQAASTAAFVAGQTQVIATSVSNAGLMMQKNPQLGAEYKLLIKDSPNFIGVAKGQDALRAKVNDILLAARKDGTIDKLSQQWLGRPAGDLPLSE
- a CDS encoding ABC transporter permease produces the protein MNHHKAVERWAPWLLLTFILILWQIICSGLNVSEFIFPSPLRIWEQTLEHKATIAGHAWRTYWVTMAGFGIAIGVGVLLGFLIGSSRLAYAAVYPLMTAFNALPKAAFVPVLVVWFGIGIGPAILTAFLISFFPIMVNIATGLATLEPELEDVLRVLGARRWDVLIKVGLPRSLPYFFGSLKVAITLAFVGTTVSEMTAANEGIGYLLISAGSAMKMGLAFSGLLVVGAMAMVMYELFSFIEKHTTAWAHRGSQSH
- a CDS encoding amino acid ABC transporter ATP-binding protein — encoded protein: MQAAVEVLHADPIVRITALRKSYGRNEVLKGIDLDVGRGEVIAIIGKSGSGKSTLLRCINGLEEFQEGSLIVDGKQLLHDSAMAMRALRQRVGMIFQSFNLFPHLTAGRNIMLAPTLVKERSKAEATEQARALLERVGLAEKFDAMPEQLSGGQQQRVAIARALAMEPAVLLCDEITSALDPELVGEVLRVVESLAQEGMTLLMVTHEMNFARKVSDRVIFMHQGRVHESGPPAQIFGQPQTPELQQFLSSLHG
- a CDS encoding amino acid ABC transporter permease; the encoded protein is MPEFSLWDIVRNLLLAARWTVVLSLIAFIGGGLVGGLLLVLRLAHLRGMDRAVATYVQLFQGTPLLMQLFLTYFGLALLGLQTSPWTAAGLALTLYTSAFLTEIWRGCVAAIPRGQWEAAQSLALSFGEQLRHVILPQALRIAIPPTVGFLVQVVKGTALASVIGFVELTRAGNMISNVTYQPFTVFACVALLYFALCWPISLYAQALERKLHASRR
- a CDS encoding nucleoside deaminase → MTPEQVIRHLTRANAVAGRARDQLGRHPFGALLVAPDDETVLAEQGNVDTVNHAESVLARTAALNYPGEYLGHCTLVTTVEPCAMCAGTQYWAGIGRLVYGLSERRLLALTGSHDENPTMDLPCRTVFAAGQKRIEVIGPVAEMEEDIAALHRDFWQAHAKNP
- a CDS encoding amino acid ABC transporter permease; translated protein: MATTLDFSLLLAQWPFLLQGVAWTLGLTAIAMALGLFVGVACAWARASGPLWLKTLTGAYVELVRNTPFIVQLFFIFFGLPSVGLRLSPEAASILAMVLNLGAYSAEIIRAGVQATPRGQIEAALSLALNRWQVYTRVVLPPALKRVWPALVSQIIIVMLGSAVCGQISTEELSYAANVISAASFRTFESYIVVTAVYLLLAVALRRLLHWAGPRFIFGR
- a CDS encoding ABC transporter substrate-binding protein; its protein translation is MRKRSFLQASAVLAATLTLGLAQAQTPVKFQLDWRFEGPSALFLQPVAKGHFKAAGLDVAVDAGNGSGGTVTRVASGAYDMGFADMASLMEFHANNPDAPNKPVAVMMVYNSTPAAVLALKKSGISKPADLSGKKLGAPVFDAGRKAFPIFEAANKITGVTWTAMDPPLRETMLARGDVDAITGFSFTSLLNLEARGVKTEDVVILPYPEYGVKLYANAIIVSPKFLQEKPEVVKAFLKAFAKGVKEVIADPAASVAYIKERDGIIDVALETRRLKMAIDSTIATPDTYKEGFGQVDAKRLALMATQVSEAFKTKTPVDAKVVWNGAFLPAKADLDVLPKK